From one Paenibacillus terrae HPL-003 genomic stretch:
- a CDS encoding phage baseplate assembly protein V, producing MSLGYDNIQIHPYELVELEQLTLTKKINEHTRLYFTGIIPEDMQDSYVETTEKNTVIQVSQRDESGESKPLFSGIALSVEVKVVRDVYYLEVEAISHTYRMDIQQRTRSFQYTKMTIPQMLGQIGKDYEGLDVIDGATGGEQIGRLAIQYQETDWAFLRRMASRYHTSLMPVARFDSPKFYFGIEDSPAQVVLDHTRYTVRKQMLPFRYFQENEQAKVTENDFIFYEVETDEVLDLGAQMTFQGHALFVIEAYTEMRQGLLRHQYVLASYKGLRQKSYYQEMLAGASLSGVVVDVRQDQVRIHLDCDEKQAVDQAHWFNYSTVYSGGGHTGWYVMPEKGDPVSLYFPGSREEDGVAGSAVRRAGRGSGHNKFSNPQMKIWRTPHGKEIRLGPDELVVTGKDGAIFIKLDDKEGIHIVSSKQVSISAGGNLSLSAGKTMSLSAGSELRMDCNGSHIQLSGSADMKGSEVKSN from the coding sequence ATGAGTCTGGGCTACGATAATATCCAAATCCATCCCTACGAGCTGGTCGAGCTGGAGCAGCTTACCCTCACGAAGAAAATCAACGAGCATACCCGGCTCTATTTTACAGGGATCATCCCGGAAGACATGCAGGACAGCTATGTGGAAACGACGGAAAAGAACACCGTCATCCAGGTGAGCCAGCGGGATGAATCGGGCGAAAGCAAGCCGCTGTTCAGCGGGATTGCCCTATCGGTCGAAGTGAAGGTCGTGCGGGACGTGTACTATCTGGAAGTGGAGGCGATTTCCCATACCTACCGGATGGATATCCAGCAGCGTACTCGTTCTTTTCAATATACCAAAATGACCATTCCTCAGATGCTGGGGCAGATCGGCAAGGACTACGAAGGGCTGGATGTGATTGATGGAGCGACAGGTGGAGAGCAAATCGGACGACTGGCCATCCAGTATCAGGAGACGGACTGGGCTTTTTTAAGACGCATGGCTTCCCGTTATCACACGAGCCTGATGCCTGTGGCCCGTTTTGACAGTCCAAAATTTTATTTTGGCATTGAGGATAGCCCGGCACAGGTGGTGCTGGATCATACTCGTTATACGGTGCGCAAGCAGATGTTGCCTTTCCGCTACTTTCAGGAGAATGAGCAGGCAAAGGTGACGGAAAATGACTTTATTTTCTATGAGGTAGAGACGGACGAGGTACTGGATCTGGGCGCCCAGATGACATTTCAGGGACATGCTCTGTTTGTCATTGAGGCTTATACGGAAATGAGACAGGGGTTGCTGCGGCATCAATATGTGCTTGCCTCGTACAAGGGCTTACGGCAGAAAAGCTACTATCAGGAAATGCTGGCGGGCGCTTCGTTAAGCGGAGTGGTCGTGGATGTGCGTCAGGATCAGGTACGTATCCATCTGGATTGCGACGAGAAGCAGGCGGTCGATCAGGCGCATTGGTTTAACTATTCGACGGTGTATAGCGGCGGGGGACATACCGGCTGGTACGTGATGCCGGAAAAAGGAGACCCAGTTTCACTCTATTTTCCGGGCAGCCGTGAAGAGGATGGGGTTGCGGGAAGTGCGGTCCGACGTGCAGGCAGAGGGAGCGGACACAACAAGTTTTCCAATCCGCAGATGAAAATATGGCGGACACCCCATGGCAAGGAGATTCGTTTGGGGCCGGATGAACTGGTCGTGACGGGCAAAGATGGTGCTATTTTTATCAAGCTGGACGACAAGGAAGGCATTCATATCGTAAGCAGCAAGCAGGTAAGTATCTCAGCGGGTGGCAATTTGAGTCTATCTGCTGGGAAAACGATGAGTTTGTCCGCAGGCAGTGAGCTGCGTATGGATTGCAACGGCAGTCATATTCAATTGAGCGGATCAGCGGACATGAAGGGCAGTGAAGTGAAGTCGAATTAG
- a CDS encoding DUF896 domain-containing protein gives MITILKRINQLAQKAKEVGLTEIEKTEQTDN, from the coding sequence ATGATTACAATTTTAAAAAGAATTAATCAGCTTGCCCAAAAAGCAAAAGAAGTGGGGTTAACTGAAATTGAAAAAACGGAACAAACCGATAATTGA
- a CDS encoding S-layer homology domain-containing protein, translating to MIRRCISSLLVLFLIAGVTPVHAAATNLALNKTATASSLWDVAGTPASNAVDGNPRSEWGPATASGSPWLKVDLGSVTQFNSYMVQTLSDRYNSAITLETSNDDTTWTVLDTVSGNTGVIINKTLPRVVSARYVKVTINSWSFFPDITEFQLYNTTLDAPTDVAATASDEQVTLNWSSVLDATSYKVYQGTSPGIYDAVPVATVNGTTTTVTGLTNGTTYYFTVRSSNEHGDSSASKEVSAKPHINPPAAPGGLTATAGNGQVALSWNSVAGAVTYDVYKGTTLGSYESIPVATVSGATYTYTETGLTNGVTYFFVVKASNAGGSSDNSNEASATPQVPVPGVPVLLPATAGDSRVSLTWNPMIDSTGYKIFKSTTSGAYGSEETTVSGSVYSYDVTGLANGTTYYFVVQATNPAGDSAASNEVSETPKTVPSSPTDVTVTAGDKQAIISFNIPVENGGSPITRYEVTASPGNITAIGTASPITVTGLSNGTTYTFTVKAENGAGSSTASSVSKEVTPTTPSRNRDKSVTDTSSASSASSTSTISSTQTTSPTPAPTPEPAQPTVDVFKSSIVNVASSVKAIESKVAEAKQANVKIELADIKGHWAEKAIDTFVKLQFIKGYGDGQFKPNGNITRAEFAMLVSRVFDISVDADHSAPMSDISSHWAKEAIEKLASAGVIGGYGDGTFKPNQTISREEIVIILSRIVNLSSVNKDDSKGNFTDLSSASSYATNAIKDVAEAGIITGKSDGVFDPQGNATRAEALTIILNALSLHPQVKNLVGSLD from the coding sequence ATGATTAGACGGTGTATTTCTTCATTATTGGTATTATTTCTTATTGCAGGAGTGACCCCTGTACATGCAGCCGCTACTAACCTGGCGTTAAATAAAACGGCAACAGCTAGCAGTTTATGGGACGTCGCCGGTACTCCTGCAAGTAATGCAGTCGACGGTAATCCACGTAGTGAGTGGGGACCTGCAACCGCAAGCGGTTCTCCTTGGCTTAAGGTTGACTTAGGCTCGGTAACACAATTTAATAGTTATATGGTACAGACATTGTCAGATCGGTACAACAGTGCGATCACATTAGAAACAAGCAATGATGATACAACTTGGACTGTATTGGATACAGTATCCGGAAATACAGGTGTAATTATCAATAAAACATTGCCTCGAGTTGTCAGTGCAAGATATGTGAAGGTTACGATTAATTCGTGGTCTTTTTTTCCTGACATTACAGAATTCCAACTATACAATACCACGCTGGATGCGCCAACCGACGTTGCAGCTACAGCAAGTGATGAGCAAGTAACGTTAAACTGGAGCAGCGTGTTGGATGCAACGAGCTATAAAGTGTATCAAGGAACATCGCCAGGTATATACGATGCAGTTCCGGTTGCGACAGTCAACGGTACGACTACAACAGTAACAGGGCTGACCAACGGTACAACTTATTACTTTACGGTTAGGTCTAGCAACGAACACGGGGATAGCTCTGCCTCGAAAGAAGTGAGCGCAAAGCCACATATTAACCCGCCTGCAGCACCAGGAGGACTCACAGCGACAGCTGGTAACGGACAAGTAGCGTTAAGCTGGAACAGTGTTGCCGGAGCTGTCACCTACGATGTTTACAAAGGAACAACATTGGGGTCCTACGAGTCAATCCCGGTTGCGACCGTGAGCGGGGCGACCTACACCTACACGGAAACAGGTTTAACGAACGGTGTGACGTATTTTTTTGTAGTCAAGGCAAGCAATGCAGGGGGCAGCAGCGACAACTCCAATGAAGCGAGTGCAACGCCGCAAGTTCCAGTACCTGGAGTGCCGGTATTGCTGCCCGCCACAGCGGGAGATTCGCGAGTAAGTCTTACTTGGAATCCGATGATCGATTCCACGGGGTACAAAATATTCAAAAGTACGACTTCCGGGGCTTATGGGTCAGAAGAAACCACGGTAAGTGGTTCGGTATACAGCTATGATGTAACAGGATTGGCGAATGGCACCACATACTATTTTGTCGTACAAGCAACGAATCCAGCAGGAGATAGCGCAGCTTCCAATGAAGTGAGCGAAACGCCCAAAACCGTTCCGTCATCGCCAACGGATGTAACGGTAACAGCAGGCGATAAACAAGCGATCATCAGCTTCAATATCCCTGTCGAAAATGGAGGAAGCCCAATAACACGCTACGAGGTCACAGCCTCACCAGGGAATATCACTGCAATAGGGACGGCAAGCCCGATCACGGTAACGGGGCTGTCCAATGGCACTACGTATACGTTTACGGTGAAAGCTGAAAATGGTGCAGGTAGCAGTACAGCTTCCTCTGTCTCCAAGGAAGTCACGCCAACAACGCCATCCAGAAACAGAGATAAATCAGTAACGGATACATCATCTGCATCATCTGCATCTTCTACATCGACTATATCGTCAACACAGACCACGTCGCCTACTCCGGCACCAACTCCTGAGCCTGCGCAGCCTACTGTTGATGTATTCAAGAGCAGCATTGTTAATGTAGCAAGCTCAGTTAAGGCTATTGAGTCCAAGGTAGCGGAAGCTAAGCAAGCTAATGTCAAGATTGAACTAGCTGACATTAAAGGGCACTGGGCTGAAAAAGCGATCGATACGTTCGTGAAACTGCAGTTTATCAAAGGTTATGGGGATGGACAGTTCAAACCTAATGGCAATATTACACGTGCGGAGTTCGCAATGCTTGTCTCTCGTGTATTCGATATTAGCGTCGATGCTGACCATTCCGCTCCTATGAGCGATATCAGCAGTCACTGGGCTAAGGAAGCTATTGAGAAGCTCGCCAGCGCAGGGGTAATTGGTGGGTATGGCGACGGAACCTTCAAACCGAACCAAACGATTAGCCGTGAAGAAATAGTTATCATCCTATCCCGTATTGTGAACTTGAGTAGTGTGAATAAAGATGATTCCAAAGGTAACTTTACAGATTTATCGAGTGCGAGCTCCTATGCAACGAACGCAATTAAGGATGTCGCAGAAGCGGGTATTATCACTGGCAAGAGCGATGGCGTATTTGATCCACAGGGCAATGCCACTCGCGCTGAGGCTCTGACAATTATTCTGAATGCATTAAGCCTTCATCCACAAGTTAAGAATCTCGTGGGTTCCTTGGACTAA
- a CDS encoding S-layer homology domain-containing protein: MFRKEKMKLAAAVAILCMVSTLLGNFNAASAATTDILKKAYITSFNTGKVDVVDLESGTVELGKITVGSEPNSAAFNPNGTQVFVTNRTSGTVSVINPATDTVVGTITVGSQPHGVAFNSDGSKAYVANMSSNTLSVINTATLTVTGTISVLSSPVAMVVVGQKLYLTQAGANKVAVVDFTNDTITSQITVGARPYGLSVNPAGTKIYVASQGNNTVSVINVVDNTVEATVPVGSNPSATEVSPDGSRVYVANSGSGTVSVINTASNTVESTVAVGSNPYVVGISADGSKAFTVNYSSSNMSVIRTSDNQVIQTINLSNGPFMVGTFMVSTAVAAGQNPPVSSDATLSSLNLSGITLDQTVTGSVYAYTATVPNDVSVTTATYTTTNSHATAAFQLNGAPVNNPINLSVGSNVISIVVTAQDGTAKSYTVTVTRAGSNHADLSSLNLSGITLDQTVSESVYAYTATVPNDISVTTATYTTTDSHATAALQLNGTPVNNPINLSVGSNIISFVVTAQDGTTKSYTVNVTRAPQLVTAITVSGASGTMSVGDSLQFRANVTPDNATDKTFSWSVIPGTGEATINADGVLVATQAGTITIQAVAHDGSGVVGTKVITIDKRSSSRGGSSTTTDTNLTPAPVPTPEPAPAPVPAPTPDPAKDVFKSDVVKGDVNVIKNIETRIQEAKKTPVTVTLSDTKGHWAEKTIATFVKLHVIEGYSDGKFKPDGKITRAEFAVILSGAFDIKGGNNASVALKDVGSHWAKDAIKKLVEAGVISGYEDGTFKPDNTITREEMVVLLFRILNLNNVSKDTTKGNFDDLEGSYAANEIKAEAQAGIISGRAVGKFDAKSNATRAEALQIILNALKLNPQLKTLLDSLN, translated from the coding sequence ATGTTTAGAAAAGAAAAAATGAAGCTTGCGGCAGCGGTAGCTATTCTATGTATGGTTTCAACTTTGTTAGGTAATTTTAATGCCGCTTCTGCGGCTACTACTGACATATTAAAGAAAGCCTATATTACAAGCTTCAATACTGGCAAAGTTGATGTGGTGGATTTGGAAAGCGGTACGGTGGAATTGGGCAAAATTACGGTCGGGAGTGAGCCTAATAGCGCAGCGTTCAACCCGAACGGTACCCAGGTTTTTGTGACCAACAGAACGAGTGGAACTGTTTCGGTGATTAATCCGGCTACTGATACGGTGGTCGGCACAATAACAGTGGGCTCACAACCTCACGGAGTAGCCTTTAACTCGGATGGCAGTAAAGCTTATGTAGCTAATATGAGCAGCAACACACTGTCAGTAATCAATACAGCAACGCTTACAGTTACGGGTACAATAAGTGTATTATCAAGTCCTGTAGCAATGGTAGTGGTAGGCCAGAAGCTTTATCTGACTCAGGCTGGCGCTAACAAAGTAGCAGTCGTGGATTTTACCAACGATACGATTACCAGTCAAATTACGGTGGGAGCCCGCCCGTATGGTCTTTCGGTTAATCCTGCGGGTACCAAGATTTATGTAGCTAGTCAAGGGAACAATACAGTTTCTGTCATCAACGTTGTGGACAACACGGTGGAAGCAACTGTCCCTGTGGGCAGCAATCCATCGGCTACTGAGGTGTCTCCCGACGGGAGCAGGGTTTACGTGGCTAATAGTGGCTCTGGAACTGTTTCGGTAATCAATACCGCTAGTAATACAGTGGAAAGCACCGTAGCGGTTGGTTCTAATCCCTATGTGGTCGGTATCTCGGCTGATGGCAGTAAAGCCTTTACGGTCAATTATAGCAGCAGCAATATGAGCGTAATCAGAACATCTGATAATCAGGTAATTCAGACAATAAATTTAAGCAATGGTCCATTTATGGTCGGTACCTTCATGGTTTCTACGGCTGTGGCTGCTGGCCAGAACCCTCCTGTTTCTTCAGATGCCACACTAAGCTCGCTGAATTTAAGCGGCATTACGCTCGATCAAACGGTAACTGGAAGTGTGTACGCCTATACTGCAACTGTGCCTAACGATGTTTCTGTCACGACAGCCACGTATACAACTACTAATAGCCACGCGACAGCGGCTTTTCAGCTTAATGGGGCTCCAGTTAACAATCCGATTAATCTAAGTGTGGGGTCTAATGTCATTAGCATTGTAGTGACTGCACAGGATGGAACGGCGAAAAGCTATACGGTAACTGTTACACGGGCTGGTTCAAATCATGCTGACTTAAGCTCGCTGAATTTAAGCGGCATTACGCTCGATCAAACGGTAAGTGAAAGTGTGTACGCCTACACCGCAACTGTGCCTAACGATATTTCTGTCACGACAGCTACGTATACAACTACTGATAGCCACGCGACGGCTGCTTTACAGCTCAATGGGACTCCAGTTAACAATCCGATTAATCTAAGTGTGGGGTCAAATATCATTAGCTTTGTAGTGACTGCACAGGATGGAACGACGAAAAGCTATACGGTCAATGTCACACGGGCTCCCCAGTTGGTTACTGCTATCACAGTGTCCGGCGCTAGTGGAACAATGTCCGTTGGAGACTCTCTTCAATTTAGGGCAAATGTAACTCCTGACAATGCAACGGATAAAACCTTTAGCTGGTCGGTAATTCCTGGTACAGGGGAAGCGACGATCAATGCTGATGGTGTACTCGTTGCAACTCAAGCTGGTACTATTACAATTCAGGCAGTTGCTCATGATGGATCAGGCGTTGTAGGAACGAAGGTCATTACGATCGACAAACGTTCTTCTAGCCGTGGTGGTAGTTCTACTACAACTGACACTAATCTGACTCCTGCACCTGTACCGACTCCTGAACCGGCTCCTGCACCTGTACCGGCTCCGACACCTGATCCTGCAAAGGATGTGTTCAAGTCAGATGTAGTGAAGGGTGACGTCAATGTTATTAAGAACATTGAGACTCGGATTCAGGAAGCTAAAAAAACTCCGGTTACAGTAACTCTTTCGGACACTAAAGGGCACTGGGCTGAAAAGACTATCGCTACTTTCGTAAAGCTGCATGTAATTGAAGGTTACAGCGATGGTAAGTTCAAGCCGGATGGTAAGATTACACGCGCTGAATTTGCAGTGATTCTGAGTGGTGCGTTCGATATCAAAGGTGGCAACAATGCTAGTGTTGCATTGAAGGACGTTGGTAGTCACTGGGCAAAAGACGCAATCAAGAAACTTGTAGAGGCAGGGGTAATCAGCGGATATGAGGACGGTACATTCAAGCCGGATAACACGATTACCCGGGAGGAAATGGTTGTTCTTTTATTCCGCATTTTAAACCTTAACAACGTATCGAAGGACACCACCAAAGGCAATTTCGATGACCTGGAGGGTTCTTATGCAGCAAACGAGATCAAAGCTGAAGCACAAGCAGGTATCATCAGCGGCAGAGCAGTTGGAAAGTTTGATGCCAAGAGCAACGCCACACGTGCAGAAGCTCTGCAGATCATCCTGAATGCGCTGAAGCTCAACCCGCAATTGAAGACGCTGTTGGATTCACTTAACTAA
- a CDS encoding PadR family transcriptional regulator, with product MFAVLDILSLGPHTGYDIKQHMEQSTNYFWNENYGQIYPSLAELLDRKDIAVEVIRQNGKLAYFRRAGMLTGQCRA from the coding sequence ATGTTTGCGGTATTAGACATTCTGAGTCTGGGTCCTCATACCGGCTATGATATAAAACAACATATGGAGCAGAGTACTAACTACTTTTGGAATGAGAACTATGGTCAGATCTATCCTAGCTTGGCAGAGCTATTGGATCGAAAAGACATTGCAGTCGAGGTTATTCGTCAGAACGGAAAGCTTGCATATTTTCGAAGAGCTGGAATGTTGACTGGTCAATGTAGAGCATAA
- a CDS encoding ATP-binding protein, with product MNSEGELCIKRGQYRKAIGIGLIFSLSIVLFVTIYLQTIPNQDIPPAKRGVLDLSNWDFHKQGWVNLDGEWEFYEGELLEPADFRQGTRAEVSYLSVPGTWKGKSANGGMNRTGYGTYRLKVLIKDTDEVLGLKIRSIRLSHRLFINGKLEGESGRPAVDIKAHQPGNTPYSAFFHTDAKEIDIVIQVSNYVFVTGGIAGSIPFGLAEDVTKLNSIQIGTDIGIILILGMFGVYHLSFFLLGRREKTYWLSGLYLLLLLLEKALFGEKILQRVLPGLPFDMVYKLLDLSEFVGAVVLILFFSSVEARLMSSRMMKLILTPLALYITAVIVLPYRVHIQGKYIFFFYLIIVFLYIIGRMAYLYIQSQGGSSDRKELMLFIGGSVSMMIFLVDGSLYSENMVSTDLLGKLGVVCFIIIMNILLVVRFSNAYEKTELLSYQLTVSNELKDEFLMNTSHELKTPLHGILNMTSYLLDDEEKNLSPKQKRNLSLIKDTSIKLSMLIHDLVDVTRLRHGELSLHPTAVDARMVTQIVFDVLQFELLGKVVQLDNQVDPDVWVQADENRLRQIMYNLVSNAVKHTDKGSIKVVSSVAKGTVTISVEDTGTGIPKDKHTVIFEYFEQLDGPLPKDGYTGMGVGLYISRKLVERMGGEIWVGWSEVGQGTRMTFTLPGTVEVPANRETAHALEEQQRYADKDQELNIWNGHEHTVMIVDDEASNIHTLLNILKRHRYNVVTAFSAKEALEKIEEYPQIDLVILDVMMPGISGIELCQRLRSSYSILDLPILFATVKDTPQDIALGFRAGANDYLTKPFEGETLIARIQTLIAVKTSLQEAIRNEQAFHQAQIKPHFLYNALSSVISFCYTDGEKAAYLLSMLSQYLRYILDMDSSTQFVPLYQEMELIQAYVEIEKARFGERFDYDFHYDKRIEHLEIPPLCIQPFVENAIRHGLFEKEGHGKVTLAINEGNGYIRVVVEDDGVGISDDLLYRMSTGDLQDCGIGIHNIRKRLDSLPGATLNISSDMGRGTKITMYLPVRNNEMTGSGKRRRSGVV from the coding sequence ATGAATTCCGAGGGGGAGCTATGTATCAAAAGGGGGCAATATCGCAAGGCCATCGGAATCGGCCTGATTTTTTCACTTTCTATTGTGTTGTTCGTTACTATTTATTTGCAAACGATACCGAATCAGGACATACCGCCTGCGAAGCGGGGAGTGCTGGATTTGTCGAATTGGGATTTCCACAAGCAGGGATGGGTTAACCTGGATGGAGAGTGGGAATTTTATGAAGGCGAATTATTGGAGCCTGCCGATTTTCGCCAAGGGACGCGTGCGGAGGTCTCATATTTATCCGTACCTGGCACGTGGAAAGGAAAATCAGCGAATGGCGGTATGAACCGAACGGGGTATGGCACGTACCGGTTGAAAGTGCTGATTAAAGATACGGATGAAGTTTTAGGTTTAAAAATAAGGAGTATTCGCCTTTCCCATCGATTGTTCATTAACGGCAAGTTAGAAGGCGAAAGTGGGCGCCCAGCAGTCGATATCAAGGCGCATCAACCTGGAAATACGCCCTACAGCGCGTTTTTTCACACGGACGCCAAAGAAATTGACATTGTAATTCAAGTGTCTAACTACGTATTTGTCACCGGTGGTATTGCTGGCTCGATCCCATTCGGATTGGCTGAAGATGTGACGAAGCTAAACAGTATACAGATCGGCACCGATATCGGAATTATATTGATTCTTGGCATGTTTGGTGTGTATCATCTCAGCTTCTTCCTGCTAGGGCGAAGAGAGAAAACATATTGGCTCAGCGGGCTGTATTTGCTGCTGCTTTTATTGGAAAAAGCACTTTTTGGCGAAAAGATTTTACAGAGGGTACTGCCTGGCCTCCCTTTTGATATGGTTTACAAGCTGCTGGATTTAAGCGAATTTGTCGGCGCTGTGGTGCTCATCCTGTTTTTCAGCTCAGTTGAAGCCCGCCTCATGTCGTCTCGGATGATGAAGCTGATACTGACTCCGTTAGCCCTATATATTACGGCGGTTATCGTGTTGCCTTATCGTGTGCATATCCAGGGAAAATACATTTTCTTTTTTTACTTAATTATCGTTTTCCTATACATTATTGGCAGAATGGCGTATCTGTACATTCAAAGTCAAGGCGGCTCATCTGATCGGAAGGAATTAATGCTTTTTATTGGCGGAAGCGTTTCGATGATGATCTTTTTGGTGGACGGAAGCCTCTATTCGGAGAATATGGTTTCGACGGATCTGCTGGGAAAACTCGGAGTCGTTTGTTTCATCATCATCATGAATATCCTGCTCGTGGTTCGATTCTCGAATGCTTATGAGAAGACGGAGCTCCTTTCCTATCAATTGACGGTTTCCAATGAGCTCAAGGACGAGTTTTTGATGAACACATCTCACGAGCTCAAGACTCCATTGCATGGCATTCTGAATATGACGTCTTATTTGCTGGATGATGAGGAAAAAAATCTGTCGCCGAAGCAAAAACGGAATCTTTCGCTGATCAAGGATACATCTATCAAGCTGTCCATGCTCATTCACGATTTAGTCGATGTTACCCGTTTGAGGCACGGGGAACTGAGTCTGCATCCGACCGCTGTGGATGCCAGAATGGTAACACAGATTGTATTCGATGTACTGCAATTTGAGCTTTTGGGCAAAGTTGTGCAACTGGATAATCAAGTCGATCCCGATGTCTGGGTGCAAGCGGACGAGAATCGGCTGCGTCAAATCATGTACAATCTGGTCAGCAATGCCGTTAAGCATACAGACAAAGGGTCGATCAAGGTGGTGTCGAGCGTTGCCAAGGGAACTGTTACGATTTCTGTCGAGGATACTGGAACAGGGATTCCGAAGGATAAACATACTGTAATTTTCGAATATTTTGAGCAGCTTGACGGGCCGCTGCCTAAGGATGGATATACAGGAATGGGCGTTGGTTTGTATATTAGCCGCAAGTTGGTCGAACGCATGGGTGGAGAAATTTGGGTGGGTTGGTCGGAGGTCGGTCAAGGCACACGCATGACGTTTACATTGCCAGGCACTGTCGAAGTACCGGCTAATCGTGAAACGGCACATGCGTTGGAAGAGCAGCAGCGATACGCCGATAAGGATCAGGAGCTGAATATTTGGAATGGACACGAGCATACCGTAATGATTGTTGACGATGAAGCCTCCAATATCCACACCTTGTTGAATATTTTGAAACGGCATCGCTACAATGTCGTTACCGCTTTCTCGGCAAAAGAAGCATTGGAGAAAATAGAAGAGTACCCGCAAATCGATCTTGTCATTCTCGATGTGATGATGCCGGGGATTTCGGGCATTGAGTTGTGTCAAAGACTGCGCAGCAGTTACTCCATTCTCGACCTGCCCATTTTGTTCGCAACGGTTAAGGATACGCCGCAAGACATCGCGCTCGGCTTCAGGGCCGGGGCGAACGATTATTTGACCAAGCCGTTTGAGGGGGAAACGCTCATTGCCAGAATCCAAACCCTGATCGCTGTGAAAACATCACTCCAAGAAGCAATTCGCAATGAGCAGGCGTTCCATCAAGCGCAGATTAAACCGCATTTTCTCTACAACGCCTTGAGCAGTGTTATTTCATTTTGCTATACGGACGGGGAAAAAGCTGCGTACTTGTTATCGATGCTCAGCCAGTACTTGCGCTACATCCTGGACATGGATTCTTCCACGCAGTTCGTCCCTCTCTACCAGGAAATGGAGCTGATCCAGGCGTATGTTGAGATTGAGAAAGCCCGTTTCGGAGAGAGGTTCGACTACGACTTTCACTACGATAAACGTATAGAACATTTGGAAATTCCCCCTTTATGCATCCAGCCTTTTGTCGAGAATGCGATTCGGCACGGTTTGTTCGAGAAGGAAGGACACGGCAAGGTGACGCTTGCGATCAATGAGGGAAACGGTTATATCCGGGTGGTAGTCGAAGATGACGGTGTCGGCATATCGGATGATCTACTGTACCGCATGTCCACAGGAGACCTGCAGGATTGCGGCATCGGCATTCATAATATCCGCAAGCGTCTGGACTCTCTCCCAGGGGCAACGCTAAACATCAGCTCTGATATGGGAAGAGGAACTAAAATAACGATGTATTTGCCTGTAAGGAATAACGAAATGACCGGTTCGGGTAAACGGAGGAGGAGCGGGGTTGTTTAA
- a CDS encoding response regulator, with the protein MVIVEDEIPILNLMKHVIGQNPYFTIIGAFTSSLEALASLPELRPDVAFLDVEMPKMNGLELAENIYEASEQTKIIFTTAYKHYALDAFKVYAFDYILKPVTPVAIERVANRLVKLHRPVGDAKQQVGPPSIRCFGGFEVRSPRGLLIRFPTRKTEELFAYFLCHPGQNLNKWRLADLLWPDSSEDRASHNLHNTMYRLKKLLKEQEIGMEIQKTNEGYMLEPSDRTYDVLEYERYDFSLAEGVQDAAQAEQVCSLYKGPLLERKDYFWKAPLEEVFRKQYTSLVRSLVQQDLAREDWKKAEQRIDGYLTMYPLHEEMNQTLLSIYASRGDKEKILKHYAQLEASYRRELGLEPPQELRSQKASYLE; encoded by the coding sequence GTGGTCATCGTGGAGGACGAAATACCGATTTTGAATTTAATGAAACATGTTATCGGGCAAAACCCGTACTTTACGATCATAGGTGCTTTTACAAGCTCGCTTGAGGCGCTGGCCAGCCTGCCTGAGCTTCGGCCGGACGTTGCTTTCCTCGATGTGGAAATGCCAAAGATGAATGGGCTGGAGCTCGCGGAGAACATCTACGAAGCGTCGGAGCAGACAAAAATCATCTTCACGACGGCTTATAAGCATTATGCGTTGGATGCATTTAAGGTTTATGCCTTCGACTATATTTTGAAGCCTGTGACACCCGTGGCGATTGAGCGGGTCGCAAACCGGCTGGTCAAGCTGCATCGGCCTGTCGGCGATGCTAAACAACAGGTGGGGCCGCCCTCCATTCGGTGCTTCGGAGGATTCGAGGTCCGAAGTCCGAGGGGGTTGCTAATCCGCTTTCCGACACGCAAGACGGAGGAGTTATTCGCTTATTTCCTCTGCCATCCGGGCCAGAATCTCAACAAGTGGCGGTTGGCGGATTTGTTGTGGCCAGATAGTAGCGAGGACCGAGCGTCACATAATTTGCACAACACGATGTATCGTTTAAAGAAACTGTTGAAAGAGCAAGAGATCGGCATGGAGATTCAGAAAACGAACGAAGGATACATGCTGGAACCATCGGATCGAACATACGATGTACTGGAATATGAGCGGTACGACTTTTCTCTTGCGGAAGGGGTTCAGGATGCGGCGCAAGCGGAACAAGTATGCTCGCTCTACAAAGGTCCGCTGCTGGAGAGAAAAGATTACTTCTGGAAGGCTCCGTTGGAGGAAGTATTCCGCAAACAGTACACATCGCTTGTACGCAGTTTGGTCCAGCAGGATCTCGCCAGGGAGGATTGGAAAAAAGCGGAGCAGAGAATTGACGGTTATTTGACCATGTATCCCCTGCATGAGGAGATGAATCAGACTTTGCTGAGCATCTATGCAAGCAGGGGGGACAAGGAGAAAATCCTCAAGCATTACGCGCAGCTCGAGGCTTCTTATCGCAGGGAGCTGGGGCTGGAGCCGCCGCAGGAGCTGAGAAGCCAGAAGGCGTCATATTTGGAGTAG